Genomic DNA from Amycolatopsis alba DSM 44262:
CTTCCGGGCCCTTGACGCCGACGGCGTCCAGTCGATACGCGACAGCTTCGTTCTCACACTCCGCCATCCCGTTGTACCTGCCGACGTCGAGGTAGACCCAGCGGCGTTCGTCGGCGGCGGCGCGGGTGGTGACCAGGACGACTTCGGTCCGGATGAGCCCGGCGTCGGCCACGATCACGCGGCCCGGCTCCAGCAGCAGCTCCGGTCCCGGCAGATGCTCGGCGAGGGCGGCGTGGATCACCCCCGCGTAATCCCGCAGTGACGGCACGGATTCGCGGTGCTCGGTGGCGAACCCGCCGCCGATGTTGAGCCGCTCGAGGCTGACGCCCGCGTCGGCGGCGACCTTGGCCGCGGTCGCGATCCCGATCTCCCACGCCGCCGGATCCGGCTGCTGTGAACCGACGTGGAAGGCGATTCCGGGCCGCAGGCCGTCGTCCACGGCCTGGCGGAGCAGCGTGGCGGCCACCGCGGGCTCGCAGCCGAACTTGTGCCCGAACGGCGTCACGGAGTCCGGGCCGCCGGTCAGCAGGCGGACCGACACCAGCGAACCGGGCGCGTGCTCGGCCAGATTCGCCAGATCACCGGCGGAATCCGTGGTGAACTCACGGACGCCGCACGCGTACGCCGACGCGATGTCCGCGGGCTTCTTGATCGTGTTGCCGTACGCCAGCTCCGCCGCTCGCGCCCCGCGGGACAGGCACAGCGCGATTTCCGCCGTGCCTGCGACGTCGAACCCCGCCCCCGTCGACAGCACCGCGTCGAGCACCTCGGGAGCGGGATTCGCCTTGACCGCGTACCGGACCAGCGCGTCCGGGAACGCCGCCGAGACCGCGGCCGCACGCTCCGCGACCAGGTCGGTGTCCAGCACCAGGCACGGTGTCGGCGGCTCGTGATCCGCCAGGAAGGCGTGGATCCGGTTCAGGCTTTCGGTCACGCGCCCCAGGGTGTCAAAGGCC
This window encodes:
- a CDS encoding type III PLP-dependent enzyme, with translation MTESLNRIHAFLADHEPPTPCLVLDTDLVAERAAAVSAAFPDALVRYAVKANPAPEVLDAVLSTGAGFDVAGTAEIALCLSRGARAAELAYGNTIKKPADIASAYACGVREFTTDSAGDLANLAEHAPGSLVSVRLLTGGPDSVTPFGHKFGCEPAVAATLLRQAVDDGLRPGIAFHVGSQQPDPAAWEIGIATAAKVAADAGVSLERLNIGGGFATEHRESVPSLRDYAGVIHAALAEHLPGPELLLEPGRVIVADAGLIRTEVVLVTTRAAADERRWVYLDVGRYNGMAECENEAVAYRLDAVGVKGPEGPVVLAGPTCDGDDVLYQRTPCALPMSLKAGDRLDIPGTGAYTASYSSIAFNGIEPLRTYCVGRFADAG